Part of the bacterium genome, CACTAGATGACAATTAAGTAAGTGCTAATCTGAAAGACTGGGTTAAGCAAAATGACAGATGAACTACTCTGGGTTGCCCTGGCTCTTGCGCTTGGCGAGAGACGAGCGGTTTTCAGGAACCTTGTAGCGGCGTTCGACGACATCGGCTCGATCTTCAGCGCGTCCTGGCAACAGCTTTGTCAAGTTAAGGGTGTAACCCGTGAGCTGGCCTCGGCAATCAAGAGAGCGCCTCAGAGCGATGAACTTCAGAAAGAGAAGGAGACAATTGCACGGCTCGGCCTGAAGATCGTCCCGCTCAAAAGCCCGGACTATCCGGAGAATCTCAGGCATATCCCGGACCCGCCGGGGCTTATCTACGTGCGCGGCACACTTGAGGCCAAGGATAGCTTCGCCATCGCGATCGTCGGCACCAGAAATTGCACTCACTACGGCCAACAGACTGCTCAGAGCCTCGGTATGGAGCTAGCGTCGATGGGCCTGACCGTCGTGAGCGGGCTGGCGAGGGGGATCGATAGCCACGCTCACAGGGGTGCGCTCATGGGCAAGGGAAGAACCATTGCCGTACTTGGCACCGGACTTGACAATATATATCCGCCAGAGCACGCAGAGCTGGCCGACAAGATAGCAGCTTCGGGGGCCGTGATAAGCGAGCTTCCCGCCGGAGTCCCACCGGTTCCAAGAAACTTCCCCGTTCGCAATCGCATCATCAGCGGCCTTGCGCTCGGCACCGTCGTGGTTGAGGCGCCGCCAAAAAGCGGTGCGCTAATCACTGCGCGGCTTGCGCTTGACCAGGGGCGAGAGGTCTTTGCGGTGCCCGGCAACATCACCGCTCAGACGAGCCGTGGGACGAACCTATTGATTCGCCAGGGTGCTAAATCGGTTCTTTCTGCCAGAGACATAGTCGAGGAGATAGCGCCAGAGATAAAAGGCATGTTGCACGAGGAAACGCTCAGGGAAGCAGCTGAGGCAAAGCTCAACCTCGACCCCAACGAGCGCAAGATATACCAGACGCTATCACAGGAGCCGCTACACATCGACGAGATAACGCTCGCAACCGCTCTCCCACAGCCGAAGATAAGCCTGGGCCTCTTCAACCTGGAGTTAAAGGGCCTGGCCAAGGAGCTTCCGGGCAAGCTCTTCGTTAGAACGCTATGAAGTCAGCTGCAGCTCGTAGGTTCGACGCCGTCTGCTGCATAGGTGCTTCAACTTGACGAGAATCTTGTAGGCCAGCCTCCAAAACGGACGGAGCAGCTTGCTGTCGAGTATCGCGGCCAGCCAGGGCTGACAGAGGAACCGTATTAGCGGCCTGGGGGCGCGATTGTGTAGCGCAAGGACAAGGAAGTTGAGGAACGACTTCTCGAACTCGTGGTAGTATTTTCGATAGACACTCCTAACTGCATCCTCTATCAGCCCGTCTTTTCTCGCCCTATCCCACAATTCGGTGCCGGGATAAAAGGTCAACGAGAAAAACTGAATAATGTATGGACGCGGCAGCCTCAGCAGCAGCCTGATGGTCTTCAGGACGTCCTCACGCTCCTCATAAGGATTGTCCAGAATCACGTCGTAAACTGGCGGAAACATCCTGTCCTTGTGCCGGTTAAGAATCTTGGCCGCACAGACCACCTGCTCGTTCGAGATGGCACGCCGATACATCCGGTTCGTCCGCTCGCTACCGGACTGTATCCCCATCTCAACGACATGCATGCCAGCATCAACCAGGTATTCGCACTTCATCTCAGAAACTGTCGGCGGGCTCACAAGTGCGAAAAAAGGCATATCTATGCGGCTCTTGTATTCCTCACAAAAGTCCCTCATCACCTTCTCTGGAACGGCCGTCATCGAGTCGTCCGAGAACGCTATCAGTTCGATGTATGGCATGTTCTCTTTGACGCGCTCGAGCTCCTGCATAACGTTCTCGTTGCTTCGACGCCGCAGAATCTCCTGGCCTGGGAAGAGCTTCCTGAACGCGAAATTGCAGCAGTATGAGCACGCGTGGGGGCATCCGCGGGTAGTCATAGTCTGGTAGAA contains:
- the dprA gene encoding DNA-processing protein DprA; translated protein: MTDELLWVALALALGERRAVFRNLVAAFDDIGSIFSASWQQLCQVKGVTRELASAIKRAPQSDELQKEKETIARLGLKIVPLKSPDYPENLRHIPDPPGLIYVRGTLEAKDSFAIAIVGTRNCTHYGQQTAQSLGMELASMGLTVVSGLARGIDSHAHRGALMGKGRTIAVLGTGLDNIYPPEHAELADKIAASGAVISELPAGVPPVPRNFPVRNRIISGLALGTVVVEAPPKSGALITARLALDQGREVFAVPGNITAQTSRGTNLLIRQGAKSVLSARDIVEEIAPEIKGMLHEETLREAAEAKLNLDPNERKIYQTLSQEPLHIDEITLATALPQPKISLGLFNLELKGLAKELPGKLFVRTL
- a CDS encoding radical SAM protein — its product is MKVTLISPYLDVIALGIRGISSFLKAHGVECELVFLPDHESLLREEPHFEHRYPDSLMDDVVQACSSSDLVGVSVMSNYFDRAVQITSSVREGLGVPVIWGGIHPTVIPEDCLNYCDIVCVGEGEYPMLNLVRAMERGEELRDIRGLWFKDDGNVIKNPLEPLILDLDSLPLQDFDYEDHYTIDKGREHLVRMDYEVQKDLFVNGLRLGKGLCFYQTMTTRGCPHACSYCCNFAFRKLFPGQEILRRRSNENVMQELERVKENMPYIELIAFSDDSMTAVPEKVMRDFCEEYKSRIDMPFFALVSPPTVSEMKCEYLVDAGMHVVEMGIQSGSERTNRMYRRAISNEQVVCAAKILNRHKDRMFPPVYDVILDNPYEEREDVLKTIRLLLRLPRPYIIQFFSLTFYPGTELWDRARKDGLIEDAVRSVYRKYYHEFEKSFLNFLVLALHNRAPRPLIRFLCQPWLAAILDSKLLRPFWRLAYKILVKLKHLCSRRRRTYELQLTS